A window of Pseudomonas mucidolens contains these coding sequences:
- a CDS encoding helix-turn-helix transcriptional regulator: MVKWRNTRPPKLEAESEVTTMFEAALNITYELGFDYCGFTMGSNVLYRSNKNVHLNNYPVELNKAYRQEKYFELDPLVAHCKDSVLPIVWEEKTFSAVPDLWAHVHSHGLSFGWAQAVHDVRGLFSMISLSRRAGPVQAEELYEKAGQVLWMCHALHTIVAKTFVGDAPVQPAHTLTARETEILQWSAMGKTASDIATILCLSERTVGFHVSSSMKKLGVNNKIAAVITAVKRGLF, from the coding sequence ATGGTCAAATGGCGCAACACCCGTCCCCCAAAACTGGAAGCGGAAAGTGAAGTGACAACTATGTTTGAAGCTGCCTTGAACATTACGTATGAGCTAGGCTTCGACTACTGCGGCTTCACAATGGGCTCTAACGTGCTCTATCGCTCCAACAAGAACGTTCACCTCAACAACTACCCAGTTGAATTGAATAAAGCCTATAGACAAGAAAAATACTTCGAGTTGGATCCGCTCGTAGCACACTGTAAAGACAGCGTGCTCCCGATTGTCTGGGAAGAAAAAACCTTTTCTGCCGTGCCTGATCTGTGGGCTCACGTACATTCCCACGGTTTGAGTTTTGGCTGGGCGCAGGCGGTGCATGACGTCAGGGGCCTTTTCAGCATGATCAGCCTGAGTCGTCGCGCAGGGCCGGTACAAGCAGAAGAACTTTATGAAAAAGCCGGCCAGGTACTGTGGATGTGTCACGCCCTGCATACGATCGTCGCCAAAACCTTTGTCGGTGACGCCCCCGTGCAGCCCGCTCACACGCTGACAGCACGCGAGACCGAGATCCTGCAATGGTCGGCGATGGGCAAGACGGCTTCCGATATTGCGACGATTTTGTGCCTGTCAGAGCGCACCGTCGGCTTTCATGTCAGCAGTTCGATGAAGAAGCTCGGAGTCAACAACAAGATTGCCGCCGTCATCACTGCCGTGAAACGCGGCTTGTTTTGA
- a CDS encoding ferredoxin--NADP reductase produces MTASAEKYTRQILIDVQSLTPGLFTLRTTRDPGFRFRAGQFVRLGVTKSDGSLVWRAYSVVSSPFDEYLDFFSIVVPGGEFTSELSRLRVGDELLVERQATGFLTLDRFVDGRDLWLLGTGTGVAPFLSILQDFEVWERFERIVLVYSARQVRELAYQALIRELGEREYLAEHAHKLTYLPIVTREQHPGALNGRITTLIENGELERAAGVALTPEHSRVMICGNPQMIDDTRQLLKQRDMQLSLSRRPGQVAVENYW; encoded by the coding sequence ATGACCGCCAGTGCCGAAAAATACACCCGACAGATCTTGATTGATGTGCAATCGTTGACTCCTGGCCTGTTTACCTTACGGACCACTCGAGATCCCGGCTTTCGCTTTCGCGCGGGACAGTTCGTGCGCCTGGGGGTGACCAAAAGTGACGGGAGTCTAGTATGGCGAGCCTACTCTGTGGTGTCGTCACCGTTTGATGAGTACCTGGATTTTTTCTCCATCGTGGTCCCCGGGGGGGAATTCACCAGTGAGTTGAGCCGTTTGCGCGTGGGTGATGAACTGTTGGTCGAGCGTCAGGCCACGGGTTTTCTGACGCTGGACCGGTTTGTCGATGGCCGGGATCTATGGTTGCTGGGAACCGGCACCGGCGTCGCACCGTTTCTGTCGATCCTGCAGGATTTCGAGGTGTGGGAGAGGTTCGAGCGGATCGTCCTGGTCTATAGCGCTCGGCAAGTCAGGGAGCTGGCTTATCAAGCGTTGATCAGAGAGCTGGGCGAGCGCGAATACCTCGCCGAACATGCCCATAAATTGACCTACCTGCCTATCGTCACCCGCGAGCAGCATCCAGGCGCATTGAATGGGCGCATCACCACGCTGATCGAAAACGGCGAGTTGGAACGCGCTGCGGGTGTTGCGCTGACCCCGGAGCATTCACGAGTGATGATCTGCGGCAACCCACAGATGATCGATGACACCCGGCAACTGCTTAAACAGAGGGACATGCAATTGAGCCTGAGTCGTCGGCCAGGGCAGGTTGCGGTGGAAAACTACTGGTAG
- the mscL gene encoding large-conductance mechanosensitive channel protein MscL, which yields MGVLSEFKAFAVKGNVVDMAVGIIIGAAFGKIVSSFVGDVVMPPIGLLIGGVDFGDLAVTLKAAQGDVPAVVLAYGKFIQSLIDFVIVAFAIFMGVKAINRLKREEAVAPSLPPVPTKEEELLGEIRDLLKAQNNKPL from the coding sequence ATGGGCGTGCTCAGTGAGTTCAAGGCCTTCGCGGTCAAAGGTAATGTGGTCGACATGGCGGTCGGTATTATCATCGGCGCCGCCTTCGGCAAAATTGTTTCTTCCTTTGTGGGCGACGTGGTGATGCCTCCCATCGGTCTGTTGATCGGCGGTGTGGATTTCGGGGACCTTGCCGTTACGCTCAAGGCAGCTCAGGGAGATGTTCCTGCCGTTGTCCTGGCCTACGGCAAGTTCATTCAGAGCCTCATCGACTTCGTGATCGTTGCATTCGCGATTTTCATGGGTGTAAAGGCCATCAACCGCCTCAAGCGCGAAGAAGCCGTGGCCCCCAGCCTGCCACCGGTACCCACCAAGGAAGAGGAATTGCTGGGCGAGATCCGTGATCTGCTCAAGGCTCAGAACAACAAGCCTCTGTAG
- a CDS encoding catalase has protein sequence MNKLMSRRPFAARKLMVIATASLVTLSVQAANLTRDNGATVGDNQNSQTAGATGPVLLQDVQLIQKLQRFDRERIPERVVHARGTGAHGTFTVTDNLTDLTKAKVFAAGETTPVFVRFSAVVHGNHSPETLRDPRGFATKFYTADGNWDLVGNNFPTFFIRDAIKFPDMVHAFKPDPRTNLDDDSRRFDFFSHVPESTRTLTELYSDAGTPASYREMDGNSVHAYKLINANGQVHYVKFHWKSLQGLKNLDPNQVVEVQGRDYSHMTNDLVTHINKGDFPKWDLYVQVLKPEELAAFDFDPLDATKIWPGVPERKVGQMVLNRNPANVFQETEQVAMAPANLVPGIEPSEDRLLQGRVFSYADTQMYRLGANALQLPINAPRVTVNNGNQDGAMNLGKTTSGVNYQPSRLAPREEPQSVRYSQMAVSGSTQQAKIQREQNFRQAGDLYRSYSQKERQNLIDNFGGSLATTDEESKHIILSFLYKADPEYGTGVAKVAKGDLARVKALAEKLTD, from the coding sequence ATGAACAAGCTTATGAGTCGCAGGCCTTTTGCTGCGCGAAAGTTGATGGTGATTGCTACCGCCAGCCTGGTAACGCTGTCTGTGCAAGCGGCTAACCTGACCCGGGATAATGGCGCGACAGTCGGCGACAACCAGAACTCGCAAACAGCCGGCGCGACGGGGCCGGTCCTGCTGCAAGACGTGCAGTTGATCCAGAAGCTGCAACGCTTCGACCGCGAACGCATTCCCGAGCGCGTCGTTCATGCCCGGGGCACGGGGGCTCATGGCACGTTTACGGTGACAGACAACCTGACTGACCTGACCAAGGCCAAAGTCTTTGCCGCAGGCGAAACCACACCGGTATTTGTGCGCTTCTCCGCGGTGGTCCACGGAAATCATTCCCCGGAAACGCTACGCGACCCTCGCGGTTTCGCGACCAAGTTCTATACCGCCGACGGCAATTGGGACTTGGTCGGCAATAACTTCCCGACGTTCTTTATCCGCGATGCCATCAAGTTTCCGGACATGGTGCATGCTTTCAAACCCGACCCGCGCACTAACCTGGACGATGACTCGCGTCGTTTCGACTTCTTCTCGCATGTTCCGGAGTCGACTCGCACGCTGACCGAGTTGTACTCGGATGCAGGCACGCCCGCCAGTTACCGGGAGATGGATGGCAACAGTGTACATGCCTACAAGTTGATCAATGCCAACGGCCAAGTGCATTACGTCAAGTTTCACTGGAAGAGCCTGCAAGGCCTGAAGAATCTTGACCCGAACCAAGTAGTTGAAGTCCAGGGCCGTGATTACAGCCACATGACTAACGACTTGGTCACGCATATCAATAAGGGCGACTTCCCCAAGTGGGATTTGTACGTGCAGGTACTCAAGCCCGAAGAACTTGCCGCGTTTGATTTCGATCCTTTGGATGCCACTAAAATCTGGCCGGGTGTACCCGAGCGCAAAGTTGGACAAATGGTGTTGAACCGCAACCCGGCGAATGTTTTCCAGGAAACCGAGCAAGTTGCCATGGCTCCGGCCAATCTGGTACCGGGCATTGAACCGTCGGAAGATCGTCTGCTGCAAGGCCGGGTTTTTTCCTACGCCGATACACAGATGTACCGACTGGGCGCCAATGCCCTGCAACTGCCGATCAACGCGCCGCGGGTCACCGTCAACAACGGCAACCAGGATGGCGCGATGAATCTCGGCAAAACTACCAGCGGCGTGAACTATCAGCCAAGCCGCCTGGCTCCTCGGGAAGAACCGCAAAGCGTCCGCTACAGCCAGATGGCAGTGTCGGGTAGCACGCAGCAGGCGAAGATTCAGCGTGAGCAGAACTTCAGGCAAGCGGGTGATTTGTACCGTTCCTACAGCCAAAAGGAACGCCAGAACTTGATCGATAACTTTGGCGGCTCCCTGGCGACCACCGATGAAGAGAGCAAGCACATCATCCTGTCGTTCCTGTACAAGGCCGATCCGGAGTACGGCACGGGCGTGGCCAAGGTTGCCAAAGGTGACCTGGCGCGGGTCAAGGCGCTGGCTGAAAAGCTCACCGACTGA
- a CDS encoding ankyrin repeat domain-containing protein, which produces MRIYLGLLAALLTFGVQAESADPRVVKAQLQTYYFDAARRGDVEMLNTFIESGYSLNTQDEKGYTALILAAYHGQGTFVEHLLAAGADACVQDLRGNTALMGAIFKGELNIAQRLLATTCNPDQRNAAGQTAAMYAGLFKRVELLEALKAEGADLNVEDPLGNSASRLARGEIRTAAPR; this is translated from the coding sequence ATGCGTATCTATCTCGGTTTACTTGCCGCCCTGCTGACATTCGGCGTGCAGGCCGAATCCGCCGATCCGCGGGTGGTCAAGGCGCAACTGCAGACTTATTACTTCGATGCCGCCCGTCGGGGCGACGTGGAAATGCTCAACACCTTTATCGAATCCGGTTATTCACTCAATACCCAGGACGAGAAGGGCTATACCGCGCTGATCCTCGCGGCCTACCACGGCCAAGGCACGTTTGTGGAACACTTGCTGGCGGCTGGCGCCGATGCCTGCGTCCAGGACCTGCGCGGCAACACGGCGCTGATGGGCGCGATTTTCAAGGGCGAGTTGAACATCGCCCAACGTTTGCTGGCGACCACCTGCAATCCCGACCAGCGCAACGCTGCCGGGCAGACGGCGGCGATGTATGCCGGGCTGTTCAAGCGCGTCGAGTTACTCGAGGCGTTGAAGGCCGAGGGCGCCGACTTAAACGTCGAGGATCCGCTGGGTAACAGCGCTTCACGATTAGCCCGCGGCGAAATCCGTACTGCGGCGCCACGCTGA
- the radA gene encoding DNA repair protein RadA yields the protein MAKAKRMYGCTECGATFPKWAGQCGECGAWNTLTETMVESGGAAAPSGRSGWTGQQAQIKTLAEVSVEEIPRFSTASGELDRVLGGGLVDGSVVLIGGDPGIGKSTILLQTLCSIASRMSALYVTGEESQQQVAMRARRLGLPQDKLRVMTETCIESIIATARLEKPKVMVIDSIQTIFTEQLQSAPGGVSQVRESAALLVRYAKQSGTAIFLVGHVTKEGALAGPRVLEHMVDTVLYFEGESDGRLRLLRAVKNRFGAVNELGVFAMTDRGLKEVSNPSAIFLTRAQEEVPGSVVMATWEGTRPMLVEVQALVDDSHLANPRRVTLGLDQNRLAMLLAVLHRHGGIPTHDQDVFLNVVGGVKVLETASDLALMAAVMSSLRNRPLPHDLLVFGEVGLSGEVRPVPSGQERLKEAAKHGFKRAIVPKGNAPKESPPGLQIIAVTRLEQALDALFE from the coding sequence ATGGCAAAGGCCAAGCGCATGTACGGCTGCACGGAGTGCGGCGCGACCTTTCCCAAGTGGGCTGGCCAATGCGGTGAATGCGGCGCGTGGAACACCCTCACTGAAACCATGGTGGAAAGCGGCGGCGCAGCGGCACCCAGCGGTCGTTCCGGCTGGACGGGCCAACAGGCCCAGATCAAGACCCTGGCCGAAGTCAGCGTCGAAGAGATTCCGCGTTTCTCCACCGCATCCGGTGAACTGGATCGGGTACTCGGTGGCGGCCTGGTGGACGGTTCAGTGGTACTGATCGGTGGTGATCCGGGCATCGGCAAATCCACCATCCTGCTGCAAACCCTGTGCAGTATCGCCAGCCGCATGTCGGCGCTGTATGTCACGGGCGAGGAATCGCAGCAGCAAGTGGCCATGCGCGCCCGTCGACTGGGCTTGCCCCAGGACAAACTGCGGGTCATGACCGAAACCTGCATCGAAAGCATCATCGCCACCGCCCGCCTGGAAAAACCCAAGGTCATGGTGATCGATTCGATCCAGACGATTTTTACCGAACAACTGCAATCCGCGCCGGGCGGGGTTTCCCAGGTGCGCGAGAGCGCAGCGCTGTTGGTGCGTTATGCGAAGCAGAGTGGCACGGCGATTTTCCTGGTGGGCCACGTGACCAAGGAGGGCGCGCTGGCCGGGCCGCGAGTGTTGGAGCATATGGTCGACACCGTGCTGTATTTCGAAGGGGAATCGGACGGTCGGCTGCGTCTGTTGCGGGCGGTGAAAAACCGTTTCGGCGCAGTCAATGAGCTGGGTGTGTTCGCCATGACCGACCGGGGGCTGAAAGAGGTCTCCAACCCGTCGGCGATCTTTCTCACACGGGCGCAGGAAGAAGTCCCGGGCAGCGTGGTGATGGCGACGTGGGAAGGCACTCGACCGATGCTGGTGGAAGTCCAGGCGCTGGTCGATGACAGCCACCTGGCCAACCCGCGCCGCGTGACCCTGGGCCTGGATCAGAACCGTCTGGCGATGTTATTGGCGGTATTGCACCGCCATGGCGGTATTCCGACCCATGATCAGGACGTGTTCCTCAACGTGGTGGGCGGGGTCAAGGTACTGGAAACCGCCTCCGATCTCGCGCTGATGGCGGCGGTGATGTCGAGCCTGCGCAATCGGCCGTTGCCGCACGATCTGCTGGTGTTTGGCGAGGTGGGGCTGTCGGGCGAAGTGCGCCCGGTGCCCAGCGGCCAGGAGCGTCTCAAAGAAGCCGCCAAGCACGGTTTCAAACGGGCCATCGTGCCCAAGGGCAATGCGCCGAAAGAGTCGCCGCCGGGGTTGCAGATTATCGCGGTCACGCGTCTGGAGCAGGCGCTGGATGCGTTGTTCGAGTAA
- a CDS encoding PilZ domain-containing protein: MSEQQSDRRRFRRIAFDAKTELQQNGQEWSVQLVDLSLKGLLVRRPSPWLGKDAEPFDVDIHLDDDTDVQMQVRLTHDDHGQLGFVCEHIDLDSISHLRRLIELNLGDPEELERELGALLEI, from the coding sequence ATGAGTGAACAGCAGTCAGATCGACGCCGTTTTCGGCGGATTGCCTTCGATGCCAAGACCGAACTTCAGCAAAACGGCCAGGAATGGTCAGTGCAACTGGTGGATTTATCGCTGAAAGGACTGCTGGTGCGACGTCCGTCCCCCTGGCTGGGAAAAGACGCCGAACCCTTCGATGTCGATATCCACCTGGATGACGATACCGATGTGCAGATGCAAGTGCGCTTGACTCATGACGACCATGGGCAATTGGGTTTTGTCTGTGAGCATATCGACCTGGACTCCATCAGCCATTTGCGCAGGCTGATTGAATTGAACCTCGGCGATCCGGAGGAACTGGAGCGGGAACTGGGTGCCTTGCTCGAAATCTGA
- a CDS encoding carbon starvation CstA family protein: protein MKNNNSLARHLPWLVLAIVGACALGVVALRRGEAINALWIVVAAVAIYLVAYRYYSLFIANHVMQLDPRRATPAVVNNDGLDYVPTNKHILFGHHFAAIAGAGPLVGPVLAAQMGYLPGTLWLIAGVVLAGAVQDFMILFLSTRRNGRSLGDMVREEMGRIPGTIALFGCFLIMIIILAVLSLIVVKALAESPWGIFTVMATIPIAMFMGVYMRYIRPGRIGEISIIGVLLLLGSIWLGGQIAADPVWAEAFTFTGIQITWMLVGYGFVAAVLPVWLILAPRDYLSTFLKIGTIIALAIGILVTMPDLKMPALTQFVDGTGPVWKGGLFPFLFITIACGAVSGFHALISSGTTPKLLANEAHSRYIGYGGMLMESFVAIMAMVAASVIEPGVYFAMNSPAAVVGSDVVTVAQTVSSWGFAITPDALQAVANDIGETTILARAGGAPTLAVGIAQILHSVLPGENTMAFWYHFAILFEALFILTAVDAGTRAGRFMLQDLLGSFVPALKRTESWTANLVATAGCVAMWGYLLYQGVIDPLGGINTLWPLFGISNQML from the coding sequence ATGAAAAATAATAATAGCCTGGCACGCCACTTACCCTGGTTGGTGCTGGCAATTGTAGGTGCGTGCGCCCTGGGCGTAGTGGCCTTGCGGCGAGGCGAGGCGATCAACGCCTTGTGGATTGTCGTCGCGGCAGTCGCCATTTATCTGGTGGCCTATCGTTACTACAGCCTGTTCATCGCTAATCATGTGATGCAACTCGATCCTCGGCGGGCTACCCCCGCAGTGGTCAACAACGACGGTCTGGACTATGTGCCGACCAACAAACACATTCTCTTTGGTCACCACTTCGCGGCGATTGCCGGTGCAGGCCCGCTGGTCGGCCCGGTGTTGGCGGCGCAGATGGGGTATCTGCCCGGCACGTTGTGGCTGATTGCCGGCGTGGTGCTGGCGGGCGCGGTGCAGGATTTCATGATTCTGTTCCTCTCCACACGTCGTAACGGTCGATCCCTGGGGGACATGGTCCGCGAGGAAATGGGCCGAATTCCCGGGACTATTGCGCTGTTTGGCTGTTTCCTGATCATGATCATCATCCTCGCGGTGCTGTCGCTGATCGTGGTCAAGGCCCTGGCCGAAAGTCCGTGGGGTATCTTCACGGTCATGGCGACCATCCCGATCGCGATGTTCATGGGCGTTTACATGCGCTACATCCGTCCGGGGCGCATTGGCGAAATCTCGATCATCGGGGTGTTGCTGCTGCTGGGTTCGATCTGGCTGGGTGGGCAGATTGCCGCTGATCCTGTGTGGGCCGAGGCCTTCACGTTCACCGGGATCCAAATCACCTGGATGTTGGTCGGTTACGGCTTTGTGGCAGCGGTATTGCCGGTCTGGCTGATCCTGGCCCCGCGTGACTACCTGTCGACCTTCCTGAAGATCGGCACCATCATCGCTCTGGCTATCGGTATCCTGGTCACCATGCCTGACCTGAAAATGCCGGCGCTGACCCAGTTTGTCGACGGCACTGGTCCGGTCTGGAAAGGCGGTCTGTTCCCGTTCCTGTTCATCACCATCGCCTGTGGTGCTGTGTCCGGGTTCCACGCGCTGATCTCTTCGGGCACCACGCCCAAGTTGCTGGCCAATGAAGCCCACTCGCGCTACATCGGTTACGGCGGCATGTTGATGGAGTCGTTCGTGGCCATCATGGCGATGGTTGCCGCCTCGGTGATCGAGCCTGGTGTGTACTTCGCCATGAACAGTCCGGCTGCGGTGGTCGGCAGCGATGTGGTGACAGTCGCGCAAACCGTCAGCAGCTGGGGTTTCGCCATTACCCCGGACGCGCTGCAAGCGGTCGCCAATGACATCGGTGAAACCACCATTCTGGCCCGCGCCGGCGGTGCGCCAACCCTGGCGGTGGGTATCGCGCAGATTCTGCACAGTGTGCTGCCGGGTGAAAACACCATGGCGTTCTGGTACCACTTTGCGATCCTGTTCGAAGCGCTGTTTATCCTGACCGCGGTCGACGCCGGCACCCGTGCCGGGCGTTTCATGCTGCAGGACCTGCTTGGCTCCTTCGTCCCGGCGCTCAAGCGCACCGAGTCCTGGACCGCCAACCTGGTGGCCACTGCCGGCTGCGTGGCGATGTGGGGCTACTTGCTGTATCAGGGCGTG